One genomic segment of Triplophysa rosa linkage group LG22, Trosa_1v2, whole genome shotgun sequence includes these proteins:
- the LOC130545788 gene encoding ladderlectin-like, whose product MAVMRGLVLLFLVFSGENAAAEDCKFGWTPFGVECFKFFPEAVNWVTAEKNCESLDANLASVRSKAQNEFLLSLVPVNTRVWIGGHDGEMEKQWLWTDGSPFDYTNWCDIQPDNNDGTEHCLELNTSNNHCWNDETCTSTLGYICARNR is encoded by the exons ATGGCAGTGATGAGAGGTCTTGTGCTTCTTTTCTTGGTCTTTTCTGGGGAGAATGCAGCAG cTGAAGACTGTAAATTTGGATGGACACCTTTTGGAGTGGAATGCTTCAAGTTCTTCCCCGAGGCAGTTAACTGGGTCACAGCAGAG AAAAATTGTGAAAGCCTTGATGCAAATCTTGCGTCTGTGCGCagtaaagcacaaaatgagTTTCTCCTTAGTCTGGTACCTGTTAACACACGTGTTTGGATTGGAGGTCATGATGGTGAAATG GAAAAACAATGGCTGTGGACAGACGGATCTCCATTTGACTACACCAACTGGTGCGATATACAACCTGACAATAATGATGGTACTGAACACTGCCTGGAACTAAACACTTCCA ATAACCATTGCTGGAACGATGAAACCTGTACTAGCACACTGGGTTACATTTGTGCTCGAAACCGCTGA
- the LOC130545783 gene encoding uncharacterized protein LOC130545783, with protein sequence MGEHEGMMKVQITGDMTVDGPVSSRLRRNTRQERPITAESRFLSFPPGHFLNQTSFHQLQAPQMQAPLMQRPGGNLQYQPWSHSDMTAIASKLPPITSGGSRWLSKLTVLCHGTDLALGDLRCLLGQILTASQMQNLELDAHTTMDVNETPFARVSTDIGRTLRRLYPVPPTVYQNIKFRIKPGETGAAYYFRCAAEWEQMVEENSLNNPVTRDIFRTAVMTGAPNGVKQAMENNPDIPVASNEVWERHLVHHTDRAVERANKEEEELERAKTQLLKLQLEKAKSEGTTKKAKQMPQHTPNAPQPIDPYQGPPYSGSPFGGPTHHHPYSNPHYAQGTNRRQGSPWRGNGRRQGGQGRGGQRGTQCFVCGENGHWARYCPQNESQTQGQNNGPPAGGWGPRGGGTGGRGRGPQTPHNPGQHFPSPSNLQAPVHPTWGPEGGAEEC encoded by the coding sequence ATGGGCGAACATGAGGGGATGATGAAAGTCCAGATTACAGGGGACATGACAGTGGATGGGCCAGTTAGTAGTAGATTAAGAAGGAACACTCGACAAGAGCGCCCCATTACCGCAGAATCAAGGTTCTTATCATTTCCGCCTGGACATTTTCTGAATCAGACATCATTTCATCAATTACAGGCGCCACAGATGCAAGCACCCTTGATGCAGAGACCAGGTGGGAATCTCCAGTACCAACCATGGTCGCATAGTGACATGACAGCAATAGCAAGTAAATTGCCACCCATTACCTCTGGAGGCAGCAGATGGCTGAGTAAATTAACTGTACTCTGCCATGGCACTGATTTGGCTTTGGGTGACTTGAGATGCCTGTTAGGACAGATACTGACAGCCTCACAAATGCAGAATTTGGAACTCGATGCTCACACCACTATGGACGTAAATGAAACACCATTCGCAAGGGTGAGCACAGACATTGGCAGAACACTTAGGCGATTGTATCCTGTACCACCAACCGTATACCAAAATATAAAATTCCGCATTAAACCAGGTGAGACTGGAGCAGCCTATTATTTCCGTTGTGCTGCTGAGTGGGAACAAATGGTGGAGGAAAACAGTTTAAATAACCCCGTGACACGAGACATATTTAGAACAGCAGTAATGACAGGAGCTCCAAATGGAGTAAAACAAGCAATGGAGAATAACCCAGATATCCCAGTGGCGAGTAACGAGGTATGGGAAAGACATTTAGTGCACCACACAGACAGAGCAGTTGAAAGGGCCAATAAAGAAGAGGAGGAACTTGAGAGAGCTAAAACACAGTTGTTGAAGTTACAATTAGAAAAAGCCAAAAGTGAGGGCACAACCAAAAAGGCCAAGCAAATGCCACAACACACTCCCAATGCACCCCAACCCATAGACCCATATCAAGGACCCCCTTACAGTGGTTCTCCTTTTGGAGGACCGACACACCACCATCCATATAGCAACCCACATTATGCCCAAGGAACAAACCGTAGGCAGGGATCCCCCTGGAGAGGAAATGGACGTAGACAGGGAGGGCAAGGGAGAGGGGGGCAGCGCGGGactcagtgttttgtgtgtggagaAAATGGACATTGGGCAAGATATTGTCCACAGAATGAGTCACAGACTCAAGGCCAAAACAACGGTCCACCTGCGGGGGGATGGGGTCCCCGAGGAGGTGGCACCGGTGGTCGTGGCAGGGGACCACAAACCCCACACAACCCGGGGCAACACTTCCCGTCACCTTCCAACCTACAGGCGCCTGTGCACCCAACATGGGGCCCGGAGGGTGGGGCGGAGGAATGTTGA